The genome window GACCTGATGCTGCGCATAGGTCTGGCGCGCCAAAGCGCTGCCATTCCAGGCTTGTTCCGACCGGTACAGGAACACCCAGCCGGTATCGCGCAGCCGATGGCGGACGCCTGCGGCGTCCATCAGTTTCAGGTGTTCTGGCGCTGACAGCCGGATCAGGCTATCCAGCGCCTGCACGGTTTCCTTAAAGACAGACGGCCGCGCGTTAAGCAGGAAACGCGTCGCCCAGCCCAGGTTCGCAGCCAGGAATTTCGGCCGGTAGCGGAATTGGACAGTGTTGTTTTTCAGCAGGCGGGGCAGTTGGCCCCACAGGCCCGGATGGTTGAACGGCATCAACGAGCTGCGCGCCAGCACGCCGGCGTTGCCCATTGACGTTTCCATCCCCGGATACTGGCGGTCTACCAACGTGACCGAGGCGCCCCGGCGCAACAGCTCCAGCGCGCAGCAAACACCCACAATGCCCGCGCCCAGGACGATGACGTGCTTTCCCATGTGTTTTTATTCGAATTCAGTCAAAGATGACCGCCGTATGGCAGCAACGCAGAATTGTATTGCAGCGCTGCGGCCGCGGGCAGGAAAAAGCGGCTGCGGACTGTATCAGCCCAAGGGGGCTTTCTGCCCCAGTATCCGGCCTGCCGCCACCACGCCCCACCAAGAGGCTTCCTCGAACACCGAGTAGCCCGACAGGTCGGCATGTGCGAACAGCACAGGCCCATCGATCTCGCGCAAGGCGGCGAGTCCGGGGTTGGACAAATAGCCGCACAATGGCGTCGCCATGGCGTGGCCGCGCACGGTGATGTCCAACTGGCGCGCATTGCGCCAGAACTCACGGCCATAGGCGGCGATCAGGTCGGCGCTGGCTGCGTCGCGCAAGGCCTCGGGGCTGGCGCTGGACAACCATTGCCGTGCCGCCTGCGGAGTTTGCCCGCTTGACGCGTGGTATGCCGTGAAGACCGTGCGCGGGGAACGGGCGACGCGCAGCAATTGGTGGGTGGATACGACATAACCCAGCGCCTGGCCCTGGTAGACGACGTTATCCCACGACAGCGGTTCGCCGGGCGCCTCGATGGGATACCCCTGAAGCACGAAGTTGGACACCAGCCATGGCGCGTGCGCCGAGGCATGCACGGCCGGGTCGTAACCATAGGCCCGGATATCCGGCAGGATGCGCTGCGCCACGAACAAAGGCATGGCGCAAACCGTGCGGCGGGTTTGCACGGTGTAGGACGTTGGCGCGGCGCCCGCAATCGCGTCAGACTTCAGGCAGGTCACCTGGGGTCCGGCTGGAGTGTCTGCGACGCGCACGGCGGTTCCGTCGATGAGCCAGTCGGCGTGGCCCAGCTTGTGCGTGATCGCGCTGCGCATGCGCTCGGCCAGCACGGACAGGCCGCCGGGCCAGGTCAGCACAGCGCCTTCGCCCGCGTTTGCGGCATGGCCGTCCCGGCTGGCAAAGTAATGCAATCCCGCCCACGCCGACACCACGTCGTATTGCGCGCCGTAATCATCGCGGCAGCAATAATTCAAATACCAGTGCAAGGCGGGCGAGGTATAGCCTTCACGGTCCAGCCATTGCTTGAACGTAATGGTGTCCAGCACGCGCCACTGCGGGTCGCGCGAAGACAGCGCGATCGGGATGCTGAAGACTTTGCGCCCGTCGCTGCCGGTCTGCGTATGCAGACGATCGATCAAGGTCAGAAATTTCTGATGTTGCTGGATGTCCGCGTCCGGCAGCCCCGTCATGGGCAGCAGGCCTTCTTCCCAGTGGCCGTTGCGCAGCAGCCGTTCCTGCGGCGAATGCACCAGGATGGATTCGTCGTAATAGGGGCGGGCGTCGCCCGCGCCGCGTTCGATGATGCCGAAGTCCGACAGCATCTCCCGCACATGGGTGGATGCCAGCGACGGCAGGGGCAGGTAATGGGCGCCCAACGGGTAGTCCAGTTCGTCACGCTGCCCGGATGCGGCGTTGCCTGCGAACTCCGGACCCTGCACCACGACAAAATCCTTGTAGCCTTCACGCGCCAGTTTCCAGGCGCACGACAAGCCGGCCACGCCCGCGCCAAGAATGGCGACTTCGTGCTGGTAATGGGCCGATGGCGCGGGCAGCGCCGCGCCATCGCGCAAGGCGTGACCCGCTTGCATGCCTGGATAGTGAACGTCCGGCGTGGTTTCAATAACGCGCGAGCGGTAATAACCCGCTGTGCCTGCCACGGCGGCCGTGGCCGCGCCCAGAAGAAAGCTGCGGCGGCGCATCAGCGGATGACCTTGCGCCAGTCCTCGTCGAAGTAGCGCACCAGCGACTGCTCATTCAAGCGGTTGGGCGGCATCGCCAGCGCCGGCATGTCGGCGGGGAAATGGAACAATTCTCGCGTGGTCGCCGGGTCCAGGTAGCGCGTGGGCACGGTGATCTTGTCGGGCGGTGTGTAATCGCGCCGTTTGCTGGCCAGGATGAAGCCCCAATCCCCGAACGACGGCACATAGGTGTGGTACGGCCAGGTGTTCAGGCCGGCTTCCTTCAGGGTGGCGTCCACGCTCCAGAACGAACGCGGCGCGAAATAGGGCGAGGTGGACTGAATCACCATATAGCCGTTTTCGGCCAGGTGCCGCGCCATCAGGTGATAGACCGGCACGGAATACAGCCGGCCCAGTCCAAAATTGGACGGATCGGGAAAGTCCACCACGATGAAGTCGTAGACCTCGGCATGGGTTTCCAGCCAGCGCCCGGCGTCGTCATTGATGACGGTAACGCGCGGGTCTTTCAACGAGCCCTGGTTCAGCTGGACGAGCGGTTCAGAGCGCGAGAACAGACCGGTCATGGCCGGGTCCAGGTCCACCAGCGTGACGTGTTCGATGTTCTTGTATTTCAGGATTTCGCGCACGGCCAGACCGTCGCCGCCGCCCAGCACCAGCACGTTGCGCGCCCAGGGCAGGGTTTGCAGACCAGGATGCACCAGCGACTCGTGATACCGGTGTTCGTCGCGCGACGAGAATTGCAGGTTGTTATTGATGTACAGCCGCAGATCGTCGTGCCACTTTGTCACGACCAGCCGCTGGTAGGGCGTGGTTTCGGCATGCACGACATCGTCGCCATACAAGCCTTTTTCGGCCCACGATGTCATCGCGGTGGAATAGATGAAGCCCAAGGCCAGGAAGCCGATCACCACGCAGGCGCGGATGGCTTTTTCACCGGGACGGCGCACCTCGGCGCGAAACAGCCAGGTGGTCCATAGCGCGACGCTGGCATTCAGGATGCCAAACAGAAAGCTGGTGCGCAGCAGGCCTAGTTTGGGCGCCAGCAGCAAAGGAAACACCAGCGACACCGCCAATGCGCCCAGATAGTCGAAGGTCAGCACGCGGCTGACGATCTCGCGGAATTCGGCCTTGCGCTGGTTGAATACGCGCATGACCAGCGGAATTTCCATGCCGACCATCAGGCCAATCACGAATACGCCCACGTACAAAGCGGCGCGGAATGGGGCGGACAACCAGGCAAAAACCAGGAACAGGACCGCGGCGGAAACACCGCCCAATAATGCGACCAAAAGTTCGACGTCGATAAACCGATTCAAAACGTCTTCGTCTTTTACATATTTTGACAACCATGAGCCGATGCCCATGGCGAACAAGTAGCAGCCGATGACGGAAGAGAACTGAAGTATCGAATCTCCCAGCAAATAGCTGGCCAGCGCGCTGCTGATGAGCTCATAGCCCAAACCGCAGGAAGCAACGATCAATACCGATAGGATGAGAACGCGGTCGCGCATAGGGTGTCCGACACGAAAAATGCGTTCGCAGTATATCGAACGCCGCGTATATACTGCGCGCAATTGGGAGGGTGGCAATGGGAGAAGCGATGCATCCGGCGGTGACCTATCTGATCTATATCGTCTCGGCGCTTGTCATGCTGGGTATTTTCACGGCGGTTTACACCACCGTGACACGCTACAAAGAATTCGAGCTGATCCGCGAAGGCAATATTGCCGCCGTGCTGTCTTACGGCGGCGCGCTCGTTGGTTTCAGCTTCACCCTGTGCTCCAGCATTGCCGTGCATGCCAGCTTTGTGATGTTCCTGGTGTGGGGGGCTGCTGCCATGGTGGTGCAGATCGTTGTGTACGCCGTGGTCGCAAAGGCCATTCGCGGCATGCACGAGGCCATCGAAGAAAACAATATCGCCATGGGCGGCCTGATCGGTGCGGTCTCGCTGTCTGCCGGCGTGGTCAATGCCGCCTGCCTGACGTAAGGCAGGCGCGTTGAATCCGATCTGACACAGGAGGACTTTCCATGAGTCTCGGTTCATTTATTCGCAAGCAGTTTATTGACATCCTGCAATGGAATGAGGATCGCGACGGCGTGCTTGCCTGGCGCCATCCGATGCAGGATTTTGAAATCCAGTACGGCGCCAGTCTGACCGTGCGCGAATCCCAGATGGCGGTGTTCGTCAACGAAGGCAAAGTGGCCGACGTGTTCGGCCCGGGCATGTACAAGCTGACAACGCAAACGTTGCCGGTGCTGACTTACCTGAAGAACTGGGACAAGCTGTTCGAGTCCCCCTTCAAGTCGGATGTGATCTTCTTCAGCACGCGCCTGCAGTTGGGCCGCCGCTGGGGCACGGCGCAGCCGGTGACACTGCGCGACAGCGAATTCGGCATGGTGCGCCTGCGCGCCTTTGGCGTGTATTCGTACCAGATCGCTGACCCCGCCAAGTTCTACCGCGAGATCAGCGGCACGCGCGACGAATACACCGTAGACGACCTGGAAGCGCAGTTGCGCAACATGGTGGTCGCGGCCATGACGACGGCGCTGGGCAGCTCCAAGGTGCCGTTCCTGGACATCGCTGGCAATCAGGGGCTGATGTCGCAAAGCATCAGCGAACAGCTTGCGCCGGTGTTTGACCGCTATGGCGTCAAACTGGACAACTTCACGGTTGAAAACGTGTCGTTGCCGGAAGAATTGCAAAAGGCGCTGGATACGCGGATATCGATGGGCATGGCGGGTGATCTGGGCAAGTTCACCCAGTACCAGACGGCCACCTCGATTCCGCTGGCGGCACAGAACGAAGGCGGCATCGCGGGCATAGGCGCAGGCTTGGCGGCTGGCGCAGCGCTGGGCCAGACCATGGCGGCGGGCTTGGGTGTGGGGCTGGGCCAGCCCGCTCAACAACCGGCGGCGCCTCAGCAAACGCAGCAGGCAGCGCCCGCAGCCGCGCCCGACCCGGTCGCGCGTCTGCAACAGCTTAAAGACCTGCTGGATAAGGGGCTGATCACCGCCGCGGACTACGATTCGGCCAAGGCCGAAGTGCTGAAGAAACTTACCAGCTAAGGCCCCATGCAGCAGGTTCTG of Achromobacter seleniivolatilans contains these proteins:
- a CDS encoding DUF350 domain-containing protein, giving the protein MHPAVTYLIYIVSALVMLGIFTAVYTTVTRYKEFELIREGNIAAVLSYGGALVGFSFTLCSSIAVHASFVMFLVWGAAAMVVQIVVYAVVAKAIRGMHEAIEENNIAMGGLIGAVSLSAGVVNAACLT
- a CDS encoding NAD(P)-binding protein; translated protein: MRRRSFLLGAATAAVAGTAGYYRSRVIETTPDVHYPGMQAGHALRDGAALPAPSAHYQHEVAILGAGVAGLSCAWKLAREGYKDFVVVQGPEFAGNAASGQRDELDYPLGAHYLPLPSLASTHVREMLSDFGIIERGAGDARPYYDESILVHSPQERLLRNGHWEEGLLPMTGLPDADIQQHQKFLTLIDRLHTQTGSDGRKVFSIPIALSSRDPQWRVLDTITFKQWLDREGYTSPALHWYLNYCCRDDYGAQYDVVSAWAGLHYFASRDGHAANAGEGAVLTWPGGLSVLAERMRSAITHKLGHADWLIDGTAVRVADTPAGPQVTCLKSDAIAGAAPTSYTVQTRRTVCAMPLFVAQRILPDIRAYGYDPAVHASAHAPWLVSNFVLQGYPIEAPGEPLSWDNVVYQGQALGYVVSTHQLLRVARSPRTVFTAYHASSGQTPQAARQWLSSASPEALRDAASADLIAAYGREFWRNARQLDITVRGHAMATPLCGYLSNPGLAALREIDGPVLFAHADLSGYSVFEEASWWGVVAAGRILGQKAPLG
- a CDS encoding polyamine aminopropyltransferase; the encoded protein is MRDRVLILSVLIVASCGLGYELISSALASYLLGDSILQFSSVIGCYLFAMGIGSWLSKYVKDEDVLNRFIDVELLVALLGGVSAAVLFLVFAWLSAPFRAALYVGVFVIGLMVGMEIPLVMRVFNQRKAEFREIVSRVLTFDYLGALAVSLVFPLLLAPKLGLLRTSFLFGILNASVALWTTWLFRAEVRRPGEKAIRACVVIGFLALGFIYSTAMTSWAEKGLYGDDVVHAETTPYQRLVVTKWHDDLRLYINNNLQFSSRDEHRYHESLVHPGLQTLPWARNVLVLGGGDGLAVREILKYKNIEHVTLVDLDPAMTGLFSRSEPLVQLNQGSLKDPRVTVINDDAGRWLETHAEVYDFIVVDFPDPSNFGLGRLYSVPVYHLMARHLAENGYMVIQSTSPYFAPRSFWSVDATLKEAGLNTWPYHTYVPSFGDWGFILASKRRDYTPPDKITVPTRYLDPATTRELFHFPADMPALAMPPNRLNEQSLVRYFDEDWRKVIR
- a CDS encoding SPFH domain-containing protein — encoded protein: MSLGSFIRKQFIDILQWNEDRDGVLAWRHPMQDFEIQYGASLTVRESQMAVFVNEGKVADVFGPGMYKLTTQTLPVLTYLKNWDKLFESPFKSDVIFFSTRLQLGRRWGTAQPVTLRDSEFGMVRLRAFGVYSYQIADPAKFYREISGTRDEYTVDDLEAQLRNMVVAAMTTALGSSKVPFLDIAGNQGLMSQSISEQLAPVFDRYGVKLDNFTVENVSLPEELQKALDTRISMGMAGDLGKFTQYQTATSIPLAAQNEGGIAGIGAGLAAGAALGQTMAAGLGVGLGQPAQQPAAPQQTQQAAPAAAPDPVARLQQLKDLLDKGLITAADYDSAKAEVLKKLTS